In Perognathus longimembris pacificus isolate PPM17 chromosome 3, ASM2315922v1, whole genome shotgun sequence, a single window of DNA contains:
- the LOC125347828 gene encoding pollen-specific leucine-rich repeat extensin-like protein 3 — protein sequence MRHRVCGVCARVGRVQCPRLCLAARSLCLAARSPCLAAWSLCLASWSPCLATRSPCPPPRARVHRPEPVSSRPEPVSTARSPCLAARSPCPPPGARVSRPEPVSSRPEPVSTARSPCLAARSPCPPPGARVSRPEPVSTARSPCPAARSLCLAARSPCPPPGARV from the coding sequence ATGCGCCATCGTGTGTGCGGTGTCTGTGCTCGTGTCGGCCGTGTGCAGTGCCCACGCCTGTGTCTAGCCGCCCGGAGCCTGTGTCTAGCCGCCCGGAGCCCGTGTCTAGCCGCCTGGAGCCTGTGTCTAGCCTCCTGGAGCCCGTGTCTAGCCACCCGGAGTCCGTGTCCACCACCCAGAGCCCGTGTCCACCGCCCGGAGCCCGTGTCCAGCCGCCCGGAGCCCGTGTCCACCGCCCGGAGCCCGTGTCTAGCCGCCCGGAGCCCGTGTCCGCCGCCCGGAGCCCGTGTCAGCCGCCCGGAGCCTGTGTCTAGCCGCCCGGAGCCCGTGTCCACCGCCCGGAGCCCGTGTCTAGCCGCCCGGAGCCCGTGTCCACCGCCCGGAGCCCGTGTCAGCCGCCCGGAGCCCGTGTCCACCGCCCGGAGCCCGTGTCCAGCCGCCCGGAGCCTGTGTCTAGCCGCCCGGAGCCCGTGTCCACCGCCCGGAGCCCGTGTCTAG